One window of Dyadobacter sandarakinus genomic DNA carries:
- a CDS encoding DEAD/DEAH box helicase, giving the protein MENEKKEKLSAYLVKRADKDVLSRGRSIYSSGGLKVAKLDYNGPGIAEFKVKSDYSIQYYQIHIRNFLTPQISTECSCPYGNGNLCKHRAAAILYILDKMPSIRQVLHEMESSDIELAEIKENQLRNLVMDDTWKNREQVTQVEITDAKDGKAACTVEYSGHQNQVHFERISGTRKIHTSCTCGQKLWVPLCEHKLAALLKLKEELGERAFEVMRDFTAEKNALLAEYGYSLADQIKGKFDFKLDEEGALYLVKLDPGLQKVGPYQDWQMLRERILPEQAVTFNVSGNGGTQDDEDRMSIFVFWPKGKNHLLDVGFGVFSVKFSSKSEKVTNIRNIAGGSSHYYAADEIPVLTESDARLVRIAKHWEEGLQKFIRKQGWAYNAYLHFDDVTPEQRLEARNYVGKQIIRVFNDLDAERLYLSDGDYVTSNNQLTQLQLHREPVRIFFVLTEDKEFITLNPYIELKPGSPIELQKVISLDSFWLGVYNENTLFRWAGISEAEMAAYLSENGYRVRVKKEFSSEFLRDWIVPLTGRFDIIFQTRHEIESKSLTYKKTRIYLKEDDANLLIVPAYVYEQENGSEQEFLHDLRKTRTGFDENRITIEQRNTNAENEVWEWLRSLHPSFGNQLGQPFFYIPFDHVMKDGWLFGFVEAAGKKHHELLGFKELKKMRFNPHRAVVNVRASSGIDWFDMQLEITFGTQKVTLADAKKALLKKQNYVQLEDGTLGVLPDEWITKIQPLLQFGKVEDDRIRLSKIHFSLIDELISEIDSEDVFRELWEKKQKLLNFKQIPNVALPDNIQGTLRQYQEEGYKWIHFLDEFGWGGCLADDMGLGKTLQMLTFLQKQKNVNPHHTNLVVVPTTLIFNWQAEAAKFTPDLSLYVHRGMTRRKDIDFFREYDIVLTTYGTMRSDVELLRHFEFHYIILDEAQAIKNPDSLTSKASRLLHAHNRLTMTGTPVENNTFDLYSQFEFLNPGMLGHADFFRTEYATPIDKYQDKEKAEELRKLVYPFMLKRTKEEVATDLPDKTETILFCEMGQQQRKVYDTFRERYRVEIAEKLATEGLNKSSFLILEALLKLRQICDSPSILSGEEHYGNESAKLEEIIREIEENASNHKILIFSQFLGMLDLIRTHLEKVKIPYEYLDGQTVDRAGRVSRFQNDQTCRVFLMSLKAGGVGLNLTEADYVYLVDPWWNPAVERQAIDRTHRIGQTRKVFAYKMICKDTIEEKILLLQQRKQDLAEDLVGGESGFVKKLSQDDILGLFS; this is encoded by the coding sequence ATGGAAAACGAAAAGAAGGAGAAGCTATCTGCCTACCTAGTGAAGAGGGCAGATAAGGATGTTTTGTCGAGAGGGCGTTCCATTTATAGCAGCGGTGGATTAAAAGTTGCGAAGCTCGATTATAATGGTCCCGGCATAGCGGAATTTAAGGTCAAGAGCGACTATTCCATTCAATACTACCAAATACACATCCGTAACTTTCTGACACCACAGATATCTACGGAATGTTCATGTCCCTACGGTAACGGAAACCTCTGCAAGCACCGGGCAGCAGCTATTTTGTATATTCTTGACAAAATGCCCAGCATTCGTCAGGTACTGCACGAAATGGAAAGCTCGGACATCGAACTTGCAGAAATCAAGGAAAATCAGCTACGGAACCTTGTAATGGACGATACCTGGAAAAACCGGGAGCAAGTCACACAGGTTGAAATCACGGATGCAAAAGACGGTAAAGCTGCCTGCACTGTCGAATACAGCGGGCACCAGAACCAGGTTCACTTTGAACGCATTTCCGGTACACGCAAAATCCATACTTCCTGTACTTGCGGACAAAAGTTATGGGTTCCTCTCTGTGAACACAAGCTGGCAGCACTTCTCAAACTGAAGGAAGAGCTTGGAGAACGCGCGTTTGAGGTCATGCGGGATTTTACAGCAGAAAAAAATGCATTGCTGGCCGAGTACGGCTACTCGCTTGCCGACCAGATCAAAGGAAAGTTCGACTTTAAGCTGGATGAAGAAGGTGCATTGTACCTTGTGAAGCTTGACCCGGGTTTGCAGAAAGTAGGTCCGTACCAGGACTGGCAAATGCTGCGTGAGCGGATTTTACCCGAGCAAGCCGTCACGTTCAATGTATCAGGCAATGGGGGTACCCAGGACGACGAGGACCGCATGTCGATCTTTGTTTTTTGGCCCAAAGGCAAAAACCACCTTCTTGATGTAGGATTCGGGGTTTTTTCGGTCAAATTCAGCTCAAAATCTGAAAAGGTTACCAATATCCGGAACATCGCAGGCGGATCAAGCCACTACTATGCTGCTGACGAAATTCCGGTACTTACCGAGTCCGATGCCAGGCTGGTGCGCATCGCCAAGCATTGGGAAGAAGGATTGCAAAAGTTTATCCGCAAGCAGGGATGGGCTTACAATGCTTACCTGCATTTTGACGATGTTACGCCTGAGCAGCGGTTAGAAGCCCGGAACTACGTCGGAAAGCAGATTATACGCGTTTTCAATGATCTCGATGCAGAGCGGCTGTACCTGTCGGACGGCGATTATGTGACCAGCAACAACCAGCTCACACAATTGCAGCTCCACCGCGAGCCTGTCAGGATTTTCTTCGTGCTTACGGAGGATAAGGAATTTATTACGCTTAACCCCTACATTGAGCTCAAACCCGGCAGCCCGATCGAGTTGCAAAAGGTGATCTCACTGGATAGTTTCTGGCTGGGGGTTTACAATGAAAATACATTATTTCGCTGGGCAGGCATCAGCGAGGCCGAAATGGCAGCATACCTGAGTGAAAACGGCTATCGTGTCCGCGTCAAAAAGGAATTTTCATCAGAGTTCCTGCGCGACTGGATTGTTCCGCTGACAGGCCGGTTTGATATTATTTTCCAGACCCGTCATGAGATCGAGTCAAAGTCATTGACTTACAAAAAGACGCGCATTTACCTTAAAGAAGACGATGCAAACCTGCTGATAGTGCCTGCTTATGTTTATGAGCAGGAAAATGGAAGTGAGCAGGAATTTTTACACGATCTGCGCAAAACAAGAACCGGCTTTGATGAAAACCGGATAACCATTGAGCAGCGCAATACCAATGCCGAGAACGAGGTTTGGGAGTGGCTTAGATCATTGCATCCTTCTTTCGGGAACCAGCTGGGGCAGCCGTTTTTCTATATTCCGTTTGACCATGTAATGAAAGACGGGTGGTTGTTCGGCTTTGTGGAGGCAGCAGGTAAGAAGCATCATGAGCTGCTCGGATTTAAAGAGCTGAAAAAAATGCGCTTTAACCCGCACAGGGCAGTTGTAAATGTTCGGGCCTCTTCGGGTATTGACTGGTTTGATATGCAGCTGGAAATCACATTCGGCACGCAAAAAGTTACCCTGGCAGATGCGAAGAAAGCATTGTTGAAAAAGCAGAACTACGTGCAGCTGGAAGACGGAACACTGGGTGTACTTCCGGATGAATGGATCACCAAAATCCAGCCGCTTCTTCAGTTCGGGAAAGTGGAGGACGATCGTATCAGATTATCAAAGATCCATTTTTCGCTGATAGACGAACTTATTTCGGAGATCGACAGTGAGGATGTATTCAGGGAATTGTGGGAGAAAAAGCAAAAGCTGCTCAATTTTAAGCAAATACCGAATGTAGCCCTGCCTGATAATATCCAGGGTACGCTGCGGCAGTATCAGGAAGAGGGTTACAAATGGATCCACTTTCTGGATGAATTCGGCTGGGGAGGCTGCCTGGCTGACGATATGGGTTTGGGTAAAACGTTACAGATGCTCACGTTTTTACAAAAACAAAAAAATGTCAACCCACATCATACGAACCTGGTCGTAGTTCCTACTACATTAATTTTCAACTGGCAGGCAGAGGCTGCAAAGTTTACACCCGACCTGAGCCTGTATGTGCACCGGGGTATGACGCGGCGCAAGGATATTGATTTTTTCAGGGAGTACGACATTGTGCTGACTACTTATGGTACCATGCGGAGTGATGTAGAGCTCTTGCGGCATTTTGAATTTCACTACATTATCCTGGACGAGGCGCAGGCCATCAAAAATCCGGATTCACTCACCTCCAAAGCATCGCGGCTGTTGCATGCGCATAACCGACTGACCATGACAGGTACGCCGGTCGAGAACAATACCTTTGACCTGTATTCTCAATTTGAATTCCTTAATCCGGGTATGCTTGGCCATGCAGACTTTTTCAGGACGGAATATGCTACGCCCATTGATAAGTACCAGGATAAGGAAAAAGCGGAGGAGTTAAGAAAACTGGTATATCCATTCATGCTGAAACGCACGAAGGAAGAGGTTGCCACTGACCTGCCTGACAAAACAGAAACAATCCTGTTTTGTGAAATGGGTCAGCAGCAGCGCAAGGTTTACGATACTTTCCGGGAAAGATACCGGGTGGAAATCGCCGAAAAGCTGGCTACCGAAGGTTTGAACAAAAGCAGTTTCCTGATTCTGGAAGCCTTGCTTAAACTCAGGCAGATATGCGATTCACCTTCCATTTTGTCCGGAGAAGAGCATTATGGAAACGAGTCGGCAAAGCTGGAAGAAATCATCCGGGAAATTGAGGAAAATGCCTCCAATCACAAGATTCTGATATTTAGCCAGTTTTTGGGCATGCTCGACCTGATCCGTACACATCTGGAAAAGGTAAAAATCCCGTACGAATATCTGGACGGCCAAACTGTGGACCGGGCCGGACGCGTAAGCCGCTTCCAGAATGACCAGACCTGCCGGGTTTTCCTCATGAGTCTGAAAGCTGGCGGTGTAGGGCTTAATCTTACAGAAGCTGACTATGTGTACCTCGTAGATCCATGGTGGAACCCTGCGGTAGAGCGGCAAGCCATTGACCGTACACACCGGATCGGGCAGACGAGAAAGGTATTTGCTTACAAAATGATCTGTAAAGATACCATTGAAGAGAAGATCCTCCTGTTGCAGCAGCGGAAGCAAGACCTTGCGGAAGATCTGGTGGGCGGAGAATCCGGATTTGTTAAAAAACTAAGTCAGGACGACATTCTGGGGCTTTTCAGTTAA
- the serS gene encoding serine--tRNA ligase: MLQTNYIRDHRDETIAGLIKRNFKNAEEAVDQILTLDQQRRDTQQELDDVLAQSNAKAREIGALMKSGKQAEVEAAKSETAALKERSRELETAHKAFEKTLLDELVKLPNLPHASVPAGFGADDNEVVLESGEKPTLPAGALPHWDLIKILGGKNAPVIDFELGNKITGAGFPVYKGKAARLQRGLISFFMDQAAAAGYTEIQPPILVNAESGFATGQLPDKEGQMYHDAADDLYLIPTAEVPVTNLYRDVIVADADLPVKNVAYTPCFRREAGSWGAHVRGLNRLHQFDKIEIVQINRPEDSYNALEEMVAHVRTLLDKLELPYRILRLCGGDMGFTSALTYDFEVWSAAQERWLECSSVSNFETYQANRLKLRYKNADKKTQLLHTLNGSALALPRIVAALLENNQQADKTVRIPAALVPYCGFDIIE; the protein is encoded by the coding sequence ATGTTACAGACTAACTACATCCGGGATCACCGGGACGAAACCATTGCAGGTTTAATAAAAAGAAATTTCAAGAATGCAGAGGAAGCAGTTGACCAGATCCTCACACTCGACCAGCAAAGGCGGGACACACAGCAAGAGCTGGACGATGTACTGGCCCAATCCAATGCAAAGGCGCGCGAAATCGGTGCATTGATGAAGTCCGGCAAGCAGGCCGAAGTCGAAGCAGCTAAATCCGAAACTGCTGCATTGAAGGAACGTTCCAGAGAATTGGAGACAGCACATAAGGCATTTGAAAAAACGCTCCTCGATGAACTTGTAAAACTCCCGAACCTGCCTCATGCAAGCGTGCCCGCCGGCTTTGGTGCAGACGACAACGAAGTAGTACTTGAATCAGGAGAAAAGCCCACCCTGCCCGCTGGTGCATTGCCGCATTGGGATCTGATCAAAATTCTGGGAGGGAAAAATGCCCCTGTCATCGACTTTGAGCTGGGAAATAAGATTACTGGTGCAGGATTCCCGGTTTACAAGGGCAAAGCAGCACGGCTGCAAAGAGGATTGATCTCTTTCTTTATGGATCAGGCTGCTGCGGCCGGATATACCGAAATACAGCCGCCGATTCTGGTAAATGCCGAGTCGGGTTTTGCGACGGGTCAGTTGCCGGATAAGGAAGGACAGATGTACCATGATGCCGCTGATGATCTTTACCTGATTCCTACCGCCGAGGTACCGGTAACAAACCTGTATCGTGACGTGATTGTGGCAGATGCTGATCTTCCCGTTAAAAATGTGGCCTATACGCCTTGTTTCCGGCGCGAGGCTGGCAGCTGGGGTGCTCACGTTCGTGGCCTGAACCGGCTGCATCAGTTTGATAAAATTGAGATCGTGCAGATCAACCGTCCGGAAGACTCGTACAATGCACTGGAAGAAATGGTGGCACACGTACGTACCCTGCTCGACAAACTGGAACTTCCGTACCGTATTCTCCGGCTTTGCGGAGGGGATATGGGCTTTACCTCTGCCCTCACATATGATTTCGAAGTATGGTCTGCGGCCCAGGAACGCTGGCTTGAATGCAGCTCAGTGTCAAACTTTGAAACATACCAGGCCAACAGGCTTAAACTGCGGTATAAAAATGCGGACAAAAAGACGCAGCTGCTGCATACACTGAATGGCTCGGCACTGGCATTACCAAGGATTGTAGCGGCATTGCTCGAAAATAATCAGCAAGCCGACAAAACAGTACGCATTCCCGCTGCATTGGTCCCGTACTGCGGTTTTGATATCATTGAATAA
- a CDS encoding aspartate kinase, whose amino-acid sequence MQVWKFGGTSVGKPERMHSIRELLNNDPSRKIVVLSALSGSTNALIAIGEAAKAYEEEKVTTQIEDLKTHYNLFIKELYSTEEGLAKGQEIVDAEFGYINSLVGIKPFTIRQEKELVAEGEILSTRMFQAYLEEKGESSVLLSALDFMRIDADGEPELPVIEEKLTTILNQYTDRQTIITQGFICRNPREEVDNLKRGGSDYTASLIGGAIRADEIQIWTDIDGMHNNDPRVVKRTFPIRELTFEEAAELAYFGAKILHPSTITPAKLRGVPVRLKNTMQPEAPGTLIANQTSDRDIKAIAAKDNLTAIYIHSTRMLNAYGFLRRVFEVFEKYKTPVDMITTSEVSVSVTIDNSESLDKITAELREFADLEEHDRDQTIICIVGNFSADKEGIALKVLDAMKNIPIRMISYGASEHNLSLLIHTRHKVEALNVLNERLFYYEDAMKDIFTAP is encoded by the coding sequence ATGCAAGTCTGGAAATTCGGGGGTACGTCGGTGGGTAAGCCTGAACGTATGCATTCAATCCGAGAACTTCTCAATAACGATCCCAGCCGTAAGATCGTGGTACTGTCCGCGCTGTCGGGTTCAACCAACGCATTAATTGCGATAGGCGAAGCTGCAAAGGCCTACGAGGAAGAAAAAGTTACCACACAGATAGAGGATCTGAAAACGCATTACAATCTTTTTATCAAGGAACTTTACAGTACCGAAGAAGGACTTGCAAAAGGACAGGAAATTGTAGATGCGGAATTTGGTTACATCAATTCGCTGGTTGGTATCAAACCATTTACAATCCGTCAGGAAAAGGAACTTGTTGCTGAGGGCGAAATATTGAGTACCAGAATGTTCCAGGCTTACCTTGAAGAAAAGGGGGAAAGCAGCGTACTTCTTTCTGCATTGGATTTTATGCGGATTGATGCCGACGGTGAACCCGAGCTTCCGGTTATTGAAGAGAAGTTGACAACAATTTTAAATCAATATACAGACAGGCAGACCATCATCACACAAGGATTCATATGCAGGAACCCACGGGAGGAAGTAGATAACCTGAAACGTGGAGGATCTGACTATACAGCGTCTCTGATTGGCGGAGCTATCCGGGCGGACGAAATTCAGATCTGGACAGACATTGACGGAATGCATAATAATGATCCGCGGGTTGTGAAGCGTACCTTTCCGATCCGGGAACTTACATTCGAAGAAGCTGCCGAACTGGCTTATTTCGGTGCTAAAATCCTGCATCCGAGTACCATTACGCCTGCCAAGCTGCGCGGTGTTCCGGTACGATTAAAAAACACAATGCAGCCCGAAGCCCCCGGAACACTCATTGCAAATCAAACTTCCGACAGGGACATCAAGGCGATTGCTGCAAAGGATAATCTTACAGCCATATACATCCATTCAACCCGTATGCTGAATGCCTACGGATTCCTTCGTAGAGTGTTCGAGGTTTTTGAAAAATACAAAACCCCGGTGGATATGATTACGACATCAGAGGTATCCGTATCCGTAACCATCGACAACTCCGAAAGTCTGGATAAAATTACGGCTGAGCTCCGGGAGTTTGCTGATTTAGAGGAACATGACCGTGATCAGACGATCATTTGCATTGTAGGAAATTTCAGTGCGGATAAAGAAGGAATTGCTTTGAAGGTACTGGATGCTATGAAAAACATCCCTATACGAATGATTTCGTATGGAGCGTCTGAACATAATCTTTCCTTGCTGATTCATACCCGTCATAAAGTAGAGGCGCTGAACGTGTTGAACGAGCGGTTGTTTTACTATGAGGATGCAATGAAGGATATTTTTACAGCTCCATAA